In a genomic window of Gemmatimonadota bacterium:
- a CDS encoding carboxypeptidase regulatory-like domain-containing protein produces the protein MRKSFDPFRVMALAGASGFLLACGGGDAGSGGAASDDGGDDAAASAPAVDPATTGAVVGTITFTGAVPAPEMIDMSDEPVCNDKHGGQPMRSPVKAGDGGGLAEVFVYIKEGLAEQDWGAAGAMATLDQNGCEYVPHVLGLRTGQDLEIVNSDGLLHNINASPEANRGFNISQPTNMTSTRSFSQPEIMIPLRCDVHGWMEAYVAVMEHPFFAVSAEDGTYRIEGLPAGDYTIAIWHETLGEREMVVNVAAQAEATADFSVDESLAGTARMGHPVAMHDAHAGGAAAR, from the coding sequence ATGAGGAAGTCTTTCGATCCGTTCAGGGTCATGGCGCTCGCGGGCGCCTCTGGGTTCCTGCTGGCCTGCGGAGGAGGCGACGCGGGCTCCGGCGGAGCGGCGAGCGACGACGGCGGAGATGACGCGGCGGCGTCCGCCCCCGCGGTGGACCCGGCGACGACCGGCGCCGTGGTCGGCACCATCACGTTCACCGGCGCTGTCCCCGCTCCCGAGATGATCGACATGAGCGACGAGCCGGTCTGCAACGACAAGCACGGCGGCCAGCCCATGCGCTCCCCGGTGAAGGCGGGCGACGGCGGCGGGCTGGCCGAGGTCTTCGTCTACATCAAGGAGGGCCTGGCCGAGCAGGACTGGGGCGCCGCCGGAGCCATGGCGACCCTCGACCAGAACGGCTGCGAGTACGTGCCGCACGTGCTGGGCCTGCGCACCGGTCAGGACCTGGAGATCGTCAACAGCGACGGCCTGCTCCACAACATCAACGCGAGCCCCGAGGCCAACCGCGGCTTCAACATCAGCCAGCCGACCAACATGACCTCCACACGCAGCTTCTCGCAGCCCGAGATCATGATCCCGCTGCGCTGTGACGTGCACGGCTGGATGGAGGCGTACGTGGCGGTCATGGAGCACCCCTTCTTCGCGGTGAGCGCCGAGGACGGCACCTACCGCATCGAGGGGCTGCCGGCGGGCGATTACACCATCGCCATCTGGCACGAGACATTGGGCGAGCGGGAGATGGTGGTGAACGTCGCGGCGCAGGCCGAGGCGACGGCCGACTTCAGCGTGGACGAGTCGCTGGCCGGCACCGCCCGCATGGGCCATCCGGTCGCGATGCACGATGCGCACGCCGGAGGCGCGGCCGCGCGCTGA
- the coxB gene encoding cytochrome c oxidase subunit II yields MGWLPEAVSTYADRIDGIFYLILVITGVIFVVVEAVLLLFVFKYRHREGRAAHYTHGNTKVEIVWTAIPALLCVLIGVLSIGPWLEIRNQANIPADAYAIDLTAKQFEWNASYPGPDGRLGTADDVIKRNQIHIPGDRPVVVTLRSEDVIHSFFLPEFRVKQDAVPGMEIPVWFQATRTGEFTLACAELCGTGHTRMGGRLIVHSAEDFNAWLQSEGAGPPLGPRVAEASAEDIPDQEASADVPSERPVAVGTASPSTDHDHP; encoded by the coding sequence ATGGGCTGGCTTCCTGAAGCCGTTTCCACGTACGCCGACCGGATCGACGGGATCTTCTACCTGATCCTCGTGATCACGGGCGTGATCTTCGTCGTGGTGGAGGCGGTGTTGCTTTTGTTCGTGTTCAAGTACCGCCATCGCGAAGGACGAGCGGCACACTACACGCACGGCAACACGAAAGTCGAGATCGTCTGGACGGCGATCCCGGCGCTGCTCTGCGTCCTCATCGGCGTGCTGAGCATCGGGCCTTGGCTGGAGATCCGGAACCAGGCGAACATCCCGGCCGACGCCTACGCGATAGACCTGACGGCCAAGCAGTTCGAGTGGAACGCGTCCTACCCGGGGCCGGACGGCCGGCTGGGGACGGCCGATGACGTCATCAAGCGCAACCAGATCCACATACCGGGCGACCGACCCGTCGTGGTGACGCTGCGCAGCGAGGACGTGATCCACTCCTTCTTCCTGCCGGAGTTCCGGGTGAAGCAGGACGCGGTACCGGGCATGGAGATCCCCGTCTGGTTCCAGGCCACGCGCACGGGCGAGTTTACGCTGGCGTGCGCCGAGCTCTGCGGCACCGGCCACACGCGCATGGGTGGCAGGCTCATCGTGCACTCGGCCGAGGACTTCAACGCGTGGCTTCAGAGCGAGGGCGCTGGGCCGCCGCTCGGCCCGCGCGTCGCGGAGGCGTCCGCCGAAGACATCCCCGATCAGGAAGCCTCGGCGGACGTCCCGTCCGAGCGGCCCGTGGCGGTCGGTACCGCCTCACCATCGACCGATCACGATCACCCGTAG